The following coding sequences lie in one Alosa sapidissima isolate fAloSap1 chromosome 15, fAloSap1.pri, whole genome shotgun sequence genomic window:
- the si:ch211-11n16.2 gene encoding zinc finger FYVE domain-containing protein 1, producing MSEMLLKEMEEISLTSHHKGIEENGSERSFLLVDENENLQVRDVEHFLQKLGFDSDSTLGVKVLSIFGNTGDGKSHTLNHVLFDGEEVFATSPSPTTCTVGVWAAFEPSLGLVVLDTEGLLGATTHQNRRMRLLLKVLAVSDIVVYRTRAERLHNDMFQFLGSASAAYLRYFTPQLRALSSRCGLDVPLSSLGPAVMVFQETSRTQLLGQDSSCPGQADTLLQKRFHDLNLTTEAFSSFQYVGTQTITPPTDYSQLLQAVRHQVKNMATRAPRAPSIVFSALQALSERFCGDISDERVSVYSFFPDEYFTCPSVCLSCNVRCKNGMNHQKDGVHHRADGLCQYAHQYNNKVLICKRCYEGGREMIVIPKTSASTDNPWFGLAKYAWSGYVLECPTCGIIYRSRQYWMGNQDPEGSVVRTEVKHVWPGSELFPTDHQNAAQRVLDGMNFVIQSVSEYSTGPTKAITSWLTDQVAPPYWRPNAEIMACRACEKPFEELERKHHCRACGEGFCQACSSRSMPVPERGWGSGPVRVCDACYRQGGPNTTTTITTNQAAQLEPHALMARKVTEVAQSTLDMVSTAVDYPLCFVKGVARPDYWVPDHEIVECHQCHKAFTPSIPKHHCRACGQGVCGGCSAQSRPVPSRGWDHPVRVCDDCARQKDSL from the exons ATGTCTGAGATGCTACTGAAAGAAATGGAGGAAATATCTCTTACGAGTCACCATAAAGGAATTGAAGAGAATGGTAGCGAGAGGAGTTTCCTTTTGGTTGACGAAAATGAAAACTTACAG gTTCGTGATGTCGAGCATTTCCTACAGAAGCTGGGCTTTGACAGTGACAGCACCCTTGGCGTCAAGGTCTTGTCCATCTTTGGCAACACCGGTGATGGCAAATCCCACACACTCAACCATGTGCTTTTTGACGGAGAGGAGGTGTTCGCCACCTCGCCCTCCCCCACCACCTGCACGGTCGGTGTGTGGGCTGCCTTCGAGCCCAGTCTGGGCCTGGTCGTCCTGGATACCGAGGGCCTCCTCGGCGCCACCACCCACCAGAACCGCCGAATGCGGCTGCTGCTGAAGGTGCTGGCCGTGTCGGACATTGTGGTGTACCGGACACGGGCCGAGCGGCTGCACAACGACATGTTCCAGTTCCTGGGGAGCGCCTCTGCTGCCTACCTGCGGTACTTCACCCCGCAGCTGCGCGCCCTCTCCAGCCGCTGCGGCCTGGACGTGCCCCTCTCCAGCCTGGGGCCTGCCGTGATGGTGTTCCAGGAGACGTCACGCACACAGCTGCTGGGACAGG ATAGCTCATGTCCAGGCCAGGCTGACACGCTACTGCAGAAGCGCTTCCATGACCTCAACCTGACCACTGAAGCCTTCAGCTCGTTCCAGTATGTGGGCACTCAGACCATCACGCCCCCTACAGACTACTCCCAGCTCCTGCAAGCTGTCAGGCACCAGGTGAAGAACATGGCTACCCGCGCCCCACGCGCACCTAGTATTGTCTTCAGTGCGCTGCag GCCCTGAGTGAGAGGTTCTGTGGGGACATTTCTGATGAGAGGGTCAGCGTCTACTCCTTCTTCCCGGATGAGTACTTCACCTGCCCATCAGTTTGCCTCAGCTGCAA TGTGCGGTGCAAGAATGGCATGAACCACCAGAAGGACGGTGTACACCACAGAGCTGATGGCTTGTGCCAGTATGCTCATCAGTACAACAACAAGGTCCTCATTTGTAAG AGGTGCTATGAGGGAGGTCGGGAGATGATTGTGATACCCAAGACCTCAGCCTCAACCGACAACCCCTGGTTTGGCCTAGCCAAATATGCCTGGTCAGG GTATGTACTCGAGTGTCCCACCTGTGGCATCATCTACCGCAGTCGGCAGTACTGGATGGGGAACCAGGACCCTGAGGGCAGTGTGGTCCGAACCGAAGTCAAGCACGTCTGGCCTGGG tCAGAGCTGTTCCCCACCGACCATCAGAATGCAGCCCAGCGGGTCCTGGACGGCATGAACTTCGTCATCCAGTCAGTGTCCGAGTACAGCACCGGACCCACCAAGGCCATCACGTCCTGGCTCACAGACCAGGTGGCGCCGCCTTACTGGAGGCCCAATGCAGAAATCATG GCGTGCCGTGCCTGTGAGAAGCCCTTTGAGGAGCTGGAACGGAAGCACCACTGTCGTGCATGTGGCGAGGGCTTCTGCCAAGCCTGCTCGTCCCGCTCCATGCCTGTACCGGAGCGCGGCTGGGGCAGCGGGCCCGTGCGCGTCTGCGATGCCTGCTACCGCCAGGGAggccccaacaccaccaccaccatcaccaccaaccAAG CGGCCCAGTTGGAGCCACACGCTCTAATGGCGCGTAAAGTGACGGAGGTGGCCCAGTCAACACTGGACATGGTGTCCACCGCTGTGGACTACCCCCTGT GTTTTGTAAAGGGTGTGGCACGGCCTGACTACTGGGTGCCCGATCACGAGATCGTCGAGTGCCACCAGTGCCACAAGGCCTTCACGCCCAGCATCCCCAAGCATCACTGCCGGGCCTGCGGGCAGGGCGTGTGTGGCGGCTGCTCAGCCCAGAGCCGGCCAGTGCCCTCTCGTGGGTGGGACCATCCGGTGCGGGTGTGTGACGACTGTGCCAGGCAGAAGGACAGCCTGTAG